From the Prinia subflava isolate CZ2003 ecotype Zambia chromosome 34, Cam_Psub_1.2, whole genome shotgun sequence genome, one window contains:
- the PFDN5 gene encoding prefoldin subunit 5 yields MAQTVSVGELGLPQLELLKGQLEQEVEFLSSSLAQLKVVQTKFVEAKECLNVLHKGNEGKDLLVPLTSSMYVPGKLQDVRTVLVDVGTGYYVEKSADAARAFFKRKIEFLTRQMEKIQPALQEKHAMKQAVLEMMTQKLQQLTAPPGVPGDAKA; encoded by the exons ATGGCGCAGACCGTGAGCgtgggggagctggggctgccgcagctggagctgctcaaagggcagctggagcag GAGGTGGAGTTCCTCTCGTCCTCGCTGGCGCAGCTCAAGGTGGTGCAGACCAAGTTCGTGGAGGCCAAGGAGTGCCTGAACGTGCTGCACAAAGGCAACGAGG GGAAGGATCTCCTGGTGCCACTCACAAGCTCT ATGTACGTGCCCGGCAAGCTCCAGGACGTGCGCACGGTGCTGGTGGACGTCGGCACCGGGTACTACGTGGAgaag TCCGCCGACGCCGCCCGGGCGTTTTTCAAGCGCAAGATCGAGTTCCTGACGCGGCAGATGGAGAAAATCCAGCCGGCCCTGCAGGAGAAGCACGCCATGAAGCAGG CCGTGCTGGAGATGATGAcgcagaagctgcagcagctgacgGCGCctccgggggtcccgggggacGCCAAGGCGTag